One stretch of Corvus hawaiiensis isolate bCorHaw1 chromosome 1, bCorHaw1.pri.cur, whole genome shotgun sequence DNA includes these proteins:
- the LOC125331394 gene encoding feather keratin Cos1-2-like — MSCNPCCQPCGPCPLANSCNECCVRQCQSSTVAIQPSAVVVTLPGPILSSFPQNTVVGSSTSAAVGSILSSGGVPINSGGFDISCITSRYGGNRCRPC, encoded by the coding sequence ATGTCCTGCAacccttgctgccagccctgcggcccctgcccgctggccaacagctgcaatgagtgctgtgtcaggcagtgccagagctccacCGTGGCCATCCAGCCCTCCGCAGTCGTGGTGACCCTGCCcgggcccatcctcagctccttcccacagaacaccgtggtgggatcctccacctccgctgctgttggcagcatcctcagctctggtGGAGTGCCCATCAACTCTGGCGGCTTtgacatctcctgcatcaccaGCCGCTATGGTGGCAACAGATGTCGTCCCTGCTAA
- the LOC125331408 gene encoding feather keratin Cos1-2-like, translated as MSCNPCCQPCGPCPLANSCNECCVRQCQSSTVAIQPSAVVVTLPGPILSSFPQNTVVGSSTSAAVGSILSSGGVPINSGGFDLSCITSGYGGSRCRPC; from the coding sequence ATGTCCTGCAacccttgctgccagccctgcggcccctgcccactggccaacagctgcaatgagtgctgtgtcaggcagtgccagagctccacCGTGGCCATCCAGCCCTCCGCAGTCGTGGTGACCCTGCCcgggcccatcctcagctccttcccacagaacaccgtggtgggatcctccacctccgctgctgttggcagcatcctcagctctggtGGAGTGCCCATCAACTCTGGCGGCTTTGACCTCTCCTGCATCACCAGCGGCTATGGTGGCAGCAGATGTCGTCCCTGCTAA